From a region of the Halanaerobium hydrogeniformans genome:
- the obgE gene encoding GTPase ObgE: MFIDEVEFKVKAGDGGNGVVSFRREKFEDMGGPDGGDGGDGGDIILEVDEGMNTLADLRYNNIYKAEKGKNGKGKNQHGKNGDDLILRVPPGTMVYDADTDSFLADLKEAGEKHIVAKGGKGGRGNARFKKSTRKAPRFSENGAQGEFRKLRLELKVLADVGLVGYPNVGKSTLISQVSHAKPKIASYHFTTLTPNLGVVKYGEYQSFVMADIPGIIEGAHQGTGLGDEFLKHLERTRLLVHVIDVSGIEGRDPLEDFEKINNELQKYNEYLASLEQVIALNKIDLPAAKQNIERVKSELNDRGYSVFPISAVTSEGCQKLVYHLGQRLEELPEREIAKEEEVVIRPDFVDEIYFEKLNDNKYELKGTLLDSYLEKTDFNNDAAVQRLMRVLKHHGLNEIMEKQGIKEGDTVIIGPLEFDYVE, translated from the coding sequence TTGTTTATAGATGAAGTAGAATTTAAAGTTAAGGCTGGTGATGGGGGTAATGGTGTTGTCAGCTTTCGCAGAGAAAAGTTTGAAGATATGGGTGGGCCTGATGGTGGAGATGGTGGTGATGGTGGTGATATAATACTGGAAGTTGATGAAGGTATGAACACCTTAGCTGACCTAAGGTATAATAATATATATAAGGCTGAAAAAGGTAAAAATGGTAAAGGCAAAAATCAGCATGGTAAAAATGGTGATGATTTAATATTAAGAGTACCACCTGGAACAATGGTTTATGATGCTGATACAGATAGCTTTTTAGCCGATTTAAAAGAAGCTGGTGAGAAGCATATAGTAGCTAAAGGTGGAAAGGGTGGAAGAGGTAATGCCCGCTTTAAAAAATCAACCCGTAAAGCTCCTCGTTTTTCTGAAAATGGAGCACAAGGAGAATTCCGCAAACTTAGGCTTGAGCTAAAAGTATTGGCTGATGTTGGTCTGGTGGGTTATCCTAATGTCGGTAAATCAACATTAATTTCACAAGTTTCACATGCTAAACCTAAAATTGCTTCCTATCATTTTACAACCCTTACGCCCAATCTTGGGGTAGTAAAGTATGGAGAGTATCAGTCATTTGTAATGGCAGATATTCCTGGTATAATAGAAGGAGCACACCAGGGAACAGGACTTGGTGATGAATTTTTAAAACATCTTGAAAGAACAAGGCTATTAGTTCATGTAATAGATGTATCGGGAATTGAGGGTAGAGACCCACTGGAAGATTTCGAAAAAATTAATAATGAACTGCAGAAATACAATGAATATTTAGCATCATTAGAACAGGTTATTGCTTTAAACAAAATAGATTTACCGGCAGCTAAGCAAAATATTGAAAGGGTAAAATCTGAGCTTAATGACCGCGGTTATAGTGTGTTTCCTATATCTGCTGTAACTTCTGAAGGCTGCCAGAAATTAGTTTACCATCTTGGTCAGAGATTAGAAGAGCTACCTGAAAGAGAAATTGCAAAAGAAGAGGAAGTCGTGATTAGACCTGATTTTGTTGATGAGATCTATTTTGAGAAATTAAATGATAATAAATATGAACTTAAGGGAACTTTGCTCGATTCTTATCTAGAAAAAACTGATTTTAATAATGATGCAGCAGTTCAGCGCCTGATGAGAGTTTTAAAACATCATGGCTTAAATGAAATTATGGAAAAACAGGGTATTAAAGAGGGAGATACTGTTATTATCGGCCCCTTAGAATTTGATTATGTAGAATAA
- the rplU gene encoding 50S ribosomal protein L21 — MYAIIKTGGKQYRVEEDQIITIEKLSAEEGDNVEFEQVLALSDDNGFKAGSPFVEGATVKGRVIEQGKHKKVIVFKYKPKIRYRKKTGHRQPFTKVIIEEITA; from the coding sequence ATGTATGCTATTATAAAGACTGGTGGTAAACAATACCGCGTCGAAGAAGATCAAATTATCACAATAGAAAAGCTTTCTGCTGAGGAAGGCGATAATGTAGAGTTTGAACAGGTTTTAGCTTTATCTGATGATAATGGTTTTAAAGCAGGTTCTCCATTTGTAGAAGGAGCAACTGTTAAAGGAAGAGTAATTGAACAGGGTAAACATAAAAAGGTCATTGTTTTTAAATATAAACCTAAGATCAGGTATCGCAAAAAGACGGGTCATAGACAACCATTTACAAAAGTTATTATTGAAGAAATTACTGCTTAG
- the yhbY gene encoding ribosome assembly RNA-binding protein YhbY yields the protein MLNGKNRSYLRGKANKLNPVIHVGKEGITDAVIDQLDQALEDHELLKVRILESVGRSTRSSAEELATATAAEVVQVIGGIAVLFRQRDEDSEYKLKK from the coding sequence ATGCTTAATGGAAAAAATAGAAGTTATTTAAGAGGAAAAGCAAATAAACTTAATCCAGTAATTCATGTTGGTAAAGAGGGAATCACAGATGCTGTAATTGATCAGCTTGATCAGGCATTAGAAGACCATGAACTACTAAAAGTTAGGATTTTAGAAAGTGTTGGTCGTTCAACCCGTTCTAGTGCAGAGGAACTTGCAACTGCTACTGCAGCAGAAGTTGTTCAGGTTATTGGTGGTATTGCTGTACTTTTTCGTCAGCGAGATGAAGATTCTGAATATAAATTAAAAAAATAA
- the rpmA gene encoding 50S ribosomal protein L27 has product MSQKKGVGSSRNGRDSESKRLGVKEFDGEFVSAGSILVRQRGTKFKPGLNVGRGKDDTLFSKVNGYVKFERKGKKNRQISVYTEDQVAALA; this is encoded by the coding sequence ATGTCCCAGAAGAAGGGTGTCGGTAGTTCGCGGAATGGTCGTGATAGTGAATCGAAACGACTTGGAGTTAAAGAATTCGATGGTGAATTCGTTTCTGCAGGTAGTATTTTAGTACGGCAAAGAGGTACTAAATTTAAACCTGGTTTAAATGTTGGCCGTGGGAAAGATGATACATTATTCTCCAAGGTTAACGGTTATGTAAAATTTGAAAGAAAAGGAAAGAAAAACCGTCAAATAAGTGTTTATACAGAAGATCAGGTGGCTGCTTTAGCCTAA